One stretch of Streptomyces sp. A2-16 DNA includes these proteins:
- a CDS encoding amidohydrolase family protein — protein sequence MAVTTESGTGTGPGTRDIPKVISVDDHVIEPAHLFETWLPAKYRDRGPKPLTAGIGDLAYVGGKYRFTTDPEGQLTDWWEYEGDLFPYKRIIAAVGFSRDEMTLDGITREQMRRGCWDPKARIEDMEMNHVEASLCFPTFPRFCGQTFAEAKDKEVGLACVRAYNDWMVEEWCGDSGGRLIPLCLIPLWDTDLAVAEIHRNAARGVRAVTFSEIPTHLGLPSIHSGYWDPFFAACEETGTVVNMHIGSSSQMPAASPDAPPAVQASLSFNNAMASMMDFLFSGVLVKFPRLKLAYSEGQMGWIPYALERADDVWEEHRAWGGVKDLIPEPPSTYYYRQIFCCFFRDKHGIASIETVGVDNATFETDYPHVDSTWPHTKKVAEDHVAGLPEDVIYKLLRGNAIRMLDLDFDR from the coding sequence ATGGCCGTCACCACCGAGAGCGGAACCGGAACGGGACCGGGCACCAGGGACATCCCCAAAGTCATCAGCGTGGACGATCACGTGATCGAGCCCGCGCATCTCTTCGAGACCTGGCTGCCGGCGAAGTACCGCGACAGGGGGCCGAAGCCGCTCACCGCCGGCATCGGGGACCTCGCGTACGTCGGCGGGAAGTACCGGTTCACCACCGACCCCGAAGGACAGCTGACGGACTGGTGGGAGTACGAGGGCGACCTCTTCCCGTACAAGCGGATCATCGCGGCCGTCGGCTTCTCGCGGGACGAGATGACCCTCGACGGGATCACCCGCGAGCAGATGCGGCGGGGCTGCTGGGACCCCAAGGCCCGCATCGAGGACATGGAGATGAACCATGTCGAGGCGTCCCTGTGCTTCCCCACCTTCCCGCGGTTCTGCGGGCAGACCTTCGCCGAGGCCAAGGACAAGGAGGTCGGGCTCGCCTGTGTGCGCGCCTACAACGACTGGATGGTCGAGGAGTGGTGCGGGGACAGCGGGGGCCGGCTGATCCCGCTGTGCCTGATCCCGCTGTGGGACACCGACCTCGCGGTCGCGGAGATCCACCGCAACGCCGCACGGGGCGTACGGGCCGTGACCTTCAGCGAGATCCCGACCCACCTCGGGCTGCCGTCGATCCACTCCGGCTACTGGGACCCGTTCTTCGCGGCCTGCGAGGAGACCGGCACGGTCGTCAACATGCACATCGGCAGCAGCTCCCAGATGCCGGCCGCCTCCCCGGACGCCCCGCCCGCCGTCCAGGCCTCCCTGTCCTTCAACAACGCCATGGCCTCGATGATGGACTTCCTGTTCTCCGGGGTCCTGGTGAAGTTCCCGCGGCTCAAACTGGCGTACAGCGAGGGCCAGATGGGCTGGATCCCGTACGCCCTGGAACGCGCCGACGACGTGTGGGAGGAGCACCGGGCCTGGGGCGGCGTCAAGGACCTGATCCCGGAACCGCCGTCGACGTACTACTACCGGCAGATCTTCTGCTGCTTCTTCCGGGACAAGCACGGCATCGCGTCCATCGAGACCGTCGGTGTGGACAACGCGACCTTCGAGACCGACTATCCGCACGTCGACTCGACCTGGCCGCACACCAAGAAGGTCGCCGAGGATCACGTGGCCGGGCTGCCGGAGGACGTGATCTACAAGCTGCTGCGGGGCAACGCGATCCGGATGCTCGACCTCGACTTCGACCGGTAG
- a CDS encoding glycosyltransferase family 2 protein, translated as MHITIITAVHAPSARFLPEAHASLCAQELPGDWEWRWVIQEDGRTDEVRRHVPDDPRVTFRQGRPGGPGVARTIALAHATGPYVKVLDADDLLTPGALARDLAALEADPALGWATSRALDRLPDGSTVASPGDPEEGPLAPGALLAHWKTHAFPPVVPGTLFVRRELLLALGGWMALPASEDTGLLLALDAVSRGWFTAEPGLLYRKWEGQVTGQAAHLDTVELEARIAVTEARARALAALDWSR; from the coding sequence GTGCACATAACGATCATCACGGCCGTCCACGCCCCGTCCGCCCGCTTCCTGCCGGAGGCCCACGCCTCCCTGTGCGCACAGGAACTGCCCGGGGACTGGGAGTGGCGCTGGGTGATACAGGAGGACGGCCGGACGGACGAGGTGCGCCGGCACGTCCCCGACGACCCCCGGGTGACCTTCCGTCAGGGCCGCCCCGGCGGGCCGGGTGTCGCCCGCACCATCGCGCTCGCCCACGCGACAGGCCCGTACGTGAAGGTCCTGGACGCCGACGACCTGCTCACCCCGGGCGCGCTCGCCCGGGACCTGGCCGCGCTGGAGGCCGATCCCGCGCTCGGCTGGGCGACGTCCCGGGCCCTTGACCGGCTCCCCGACGGCTCCACGGTCGCCTCCCCCGGCGACCCCGAGGAGGGCCCGCTCGCACCGGGCGCGCTGCTCGCGCACTGGAAGACCCACGCCTTCCCGCCGGTCGTCCCCGGAACCCTCTTCGTCCGCCGTGAGCTGCTGCTCGCCCTCGGCGGCTGGATGGCCCTGCCCGCCTCCGAGGACACCGGCCTGCTGCTGGCCCTGGACGCCGTGAGCCGCGGCTGGTTCACCGCCGAGCCCGGCCTCCTCTACCGCAAGTGGGAGGGCCAGGTGACCGGACAGGCGGCGCACCTGGACACGGTGGAGCTGGAGGCCCGCATAGCGGTGACGGAGGCACGGGCGCGAGCACTGGCCGCCCTCGACTGGAGCCGCTGA